One Coffea arabica cultivar ET-39 chromosome 5e, Coffea Arabica ET-39 HiFi, whole genome shotgun sequence DNA segment encodes these proteins:
- the LOC113743585 gene encoding uncharacterized protein, which yields MGILSAAAPPPSIAPAVSSGGGVERDDPWRSFDNSVNAVSFGFVATAILISMFLIMAIFERFLRQRSSAAGGQNRSDLEAQSRVHGKLDYPSPKMSVYARGVSVLMPGEEIPTFIAHPAPAPCPMEGVARPLHQHNLLPSNTSMHSRINQ from the exons ATGGGAATATTATCAGCTGCAGCACCACCACCAAGTATAGCTCCCGCAGTGAGCAGTGGTGGTGGGGTGGAAAGAGATGATCCTTGGAGGAGTTTTGATAATTCTGTTAATGCGGTTTCTTTTGGTTTCGTTGCTACAGCTATTTTGATATCCATGTTTCTTATCATGGCCATTTTCGAGAGGTTTCTCCGGCAAAGATCGTCTGCCGCCGGTGGCCAGAACCGGTCAGATCTCGAGGCACAGTCGAGGGTTCATGGAAAGCTCGACTACCCATCTCCAAAA ATGAGTGTTTATGCTAGAGGGGTATCAGTGCTGATGCCTGGAGAAGAAATCCCAACCTTCATTGCTCATCCAGCTCCAGCACCATGTCCCATGGAGGGCGTCGCACGGCCCCTCCATCAACATAATCTGCTTCCCTCAAACACTTCAATGCATAGCCGTATCAATCAGTAA